In a genomic window of Candidatus Hadarchaeales archaeon:
- a CDS encoding 50S ribosomal protein L6 → MPEEEIEIPEGVEVKMEGGRVEVSGPKGTVYRTFNLRDIQLRMEGRRIKISSPSEKRRVKAMIGTIKAHLRNAFKGVTQGFVYKLKIVYSHFPITVKVEGDRVTIHNLLGEKVPRVAKIMGRAQVRVVGDEIIVEGVDKEEVGQTALNIEQASRVKGRDPRVFQDGCYLFERG, encoded by the coding sequence ATGCCCGAGGAAGAAATAGAGATTCCGGAGGGGGTGGAAGTGAAGATGGAGGGTGGAAGGGTGGAGGTCAGCGGACCCAAGGGCACGGTTTACAGGACCTTCAACCTCAGGGACATACAGCTGAGAATGGAAGGGAGAAGGATCAAGATCTCTTCCCCCTCGGAAAAGAGGAGGGTCAAGGCCATGATCGGTACCATCAAGGCCCACCTGCGCAATGCCTTCAAGGGCGTAACCCAGGGTTTTGTGTACAAGCTCAAAATCGTCTATTCCCACTTCCCCATCACGGTGAAGGTGGAGGGGGACAGGGTTACCATCCATAACCTCTTGGGGGAAAAGGTCCCGAGGGTGGCGAAGATCATGGGAAGGGCACAGGTGAGGGTGGTGGGTGATGAGATCATAGTGGAAGGTGTGGACAAGGAGGAGGTGGGGCAGACCGCCCTCAACATAGAACAGGCGAGCAGGGTGAAGGGAAGGGACCCGAGGGTCTTTCAGGACGGATGTTACCTTTTCGAGAGGGGATGA
- a CDS encoding 30S ribosomal protein S8 → MLLDPLANALSKIYNCEKAGKKEVVVYPTSRLIERVLEVFKEEGYIEDFVREGNTLRVKLRGRINRCGAIKPRHSVKKGEYEKWEKRFLPASGLGTIVITSSQGVISLSQAKERGVGGKLLAYVY, encoded by the coding sequence ATGTTACTCGATCCCCTAGCCAACGCCCTCTCCAAGATCTACAACTGCGAAAAGGCGGGGAAGAAGGAAGTGGTGGTTTATCCCACCTCCAGATTGATAGAGAGGGTCCTAGAGGTTTTCAAGGAGGAGGGATACATCGAGGATTTCGTGAGGGAAGGGAATACCCTGCGCGTGAAACTCAGGGGGAGGATCAACAGGTGTGGGGCCATCAAACCCAGACACTCCGTGAAGAAGGGAGAATACGAGAAGTGGGAGAAGAGGTTCCTTCCCGCGAGCGGTCTGGGAACCATCGTCATCACCTCTTCCCAAGGGGTGATCTCCCTTTCCCAGGCCAAGGAAAGGGGGGTGGGTGGGAAGCTTTTGGCCTACGTTTACTAG
- a CDS encoding 30S ribosomal protein S14, with protein MKRVFGKGAHKCRKCGRSGPVLTRYGLYLCRRCFRELAPKLGFKKYH; from the coding sequence ATGAAGAGGGTCTTCGGAAAGGGGGCTCACAAGTGCAGGAAATGCGGAAGGTCGGGCCCAGTCCTCACTAGGTATGGACTCTACCTTTGTAGGAGATGCTTCAGGGAGCTGGCCCCCAAACTGGGCTTCAAGAAATACCATTAG
- a CDS encoding 50S ribosomal protein L5, whose amino-acid sequence MREVRIEKVTLNIGVGEGGEKLSKAETLLERLCGQKPFRTLAKKTIREFGMKRGDPVGVKVTLRGKKAEEMLVRLLQAVDNRLSSKCFDGNGNFSFGIREYIDIPGVKYDPELGMFGMDVCVSLERPGFRVKRRKRQRAKIPPSHRIGKEEAIKFVTEKLGVTVVE is encoded by the coding sequence ATGAGGGAAGTGAGGATAGAAAAGGTTACCCTCAACATAGGGGTGGGGGAAGGGGGAGAAAAACTTTCGAAGGCGGAAACCCTCCTCGAGAGGCTCTGTGGGCAGAAACCCTTCCGCACGCTTGCCAAGAAGACCATAAGGGAATTCGGCATGAAGAGGGGGGATCCCGTGGGCGTGAAGGTTACCCTGAGGGGGAAGAAGGCGGAGGAGATGCTGGTGAGGCTCCTCCAGGCCGTGGACAACCGTCTTTCCTCCAAGTGTTTCGATGGGAACGGTAACTTCTCCTTCGGCATAAGGGAATACATCGATATTCCTGGGGTGAAGTACGATCCGGAGCTGGGCATGTTCGGGATGGATGTGTGCGTTTCCTTGGAGAGGCCGGGATTCAGGGTGAAGAGGAGGAAGAGACAAAGGGCGAAAATACCACCTTCCCACAGGATAGGAAAGGAGGAAGCCATAAAATTCGTGACTGAAAAGTTGGGAGTAACGGTGGTGGAATGA
- a CDS encoding 30S ribosomal protein S4e: MVKKGPKRHLKRYAVPRAVKLPRKSLPWAVKAGPGPHPADRALPLAILLRDLLGLTSTLSETKKVLAERKVLVDGRVRTDHRFPVGLMDLVSLPSLGTSYLISMDRNGRLIPLPAEETSFKLCRVTGKRMVKGGKIQLSLHDGKTVLGDYNEVKVGDTLKLSLPDYRVVGRIPFQPGVWALVTGGKNVGKVGRIAKVEGREVELEEDGGRFQAPFDYVFPLDKPLEVKA; the protein is encoded by the coding sequence ATGGTAAAGAAGGGTCCGAAGAGGCATCTCAAACGGTATGCGGTACCGCGGGCGGTGAAGCTTCCAAGGAAGTCCCTTCCTTGGGCAGTGAAGGCTGGACCAGGACCCCATCCTGCCGACCGGGCCCTTCCCCTCGCCATCCTCCTGAGGGATCTCTTGGGTCTGACCTCCACCCTTTCGGAAACCAAGAAGGTACTGGCCGAAAGGAAAGTACTGGTGGATGGGAGGGTGAGGACAGACCATCGCTTTCCCGTGGGACTGATGGATCTCGTCTCCCTTCCCTCCCTGGGCACTTCCTACCTGATCTCCATGGATAGGAACGGGAGGCTCATTCCCCTTCCCGCCGAAGAAACTTCCTTCAAACTCTGCAGGGTGACGGGAAAGAGGATGGTGAAGGGGGGGAAAATCCAGCTCTCCCTCCACGACGGTAAGACGGTGTTGGGGGATTACAACGAGGTAAAGGTGGGTGACACCCTCAAACTCTCCCTTCCCGACTACAGGGTGGTGGGGAGGATACCCTTCCAACCGGGTGTGTGGGCGCTCGTAACGGGAGGGAAGAACGTGGGAAAGGTGGGAAGGATCGCGAAAGTGGAGGGAAGGGAGGTGGAGCTGGAAGAGGATGGAGGCAGGTTTCAGGCTCCCTTCGATTACGTCTTTCCGCTGGATAAGCCCCTGGAGGTGAAGGCTTGA